The following DNA comes from Chitinophaga nivalis.
AAACGGAACGGAGGAGTCTTCCCAGCCCATATCGTCTACCAGAAAGACAATAATATTAGGCGGCCTTTTAACCGGCCGGGGATCTTTGAACTGTGCATAACTGCTTATACACAGACAACAACCCAGCAGCAGCAACGCGTTTTTTTTCATGTCCAATGCACTTATTTTACCTGTAAGGTATTCATCTCAACGGACATATCATACACACACCCGGCGCCTCATCCGTGAAATCATGGGCTGGCAGGATACAATTCCGCTTTCTTTTCTATATTTGCGGACGTTATATTGCCCCCGCAGTAGCATGTGAACTGTTTAACCGAAAAAAACTCCGTTACCATCATGAAAAGATTATTATTGAGCGCCGCTGTTTGTATGTCATTGCTGACTGCAACCGTATCCTGTAACGACAGCAGCAAAAAAGGCAATGCCAGCGGCACCGCCGCCGAATATGAAGACCAGTCCTCTTCATCTGCGAACAACATTATTGAGTATACCAATCTGATTGTAGACCTGTCCAACAAAAACAACGACTACGTCAATACCTTAATGAAATACGTGGATAAGGCAGAAAAAGGATTAAAAAATCCATCTGATCCCTTTGCTTTCTCCGGTATGCTGACCCCACACAGCTTTCCGACTTTCAACAGAAACTCGAAAGTAAAGGTAGATGAGCCTGTGAAAGACCTGAGCAAAGCCGATCAGCAATTCTTCAAAGAGAAAGTCACCAGCTATATCCAGACCTATAAACAAATGGACTCCAGTTACAAACAACTGAAAGACTATCTGTCGGCGCAGGATTATAAAGACGACAAAGGTGCGAAAGGCAATGCGCTGATCAGCGATATCCGTAGCCATGCCGAAGCCTTACAGACAGAGAAGGTGGTACTGATGAAAAAGGTAAGTGAAGTGGCAGATGCCAGCGAAATCATCATCCTGAAGGATAGTCCGCTGAAAACCTATATCCTGGCCATGAAAGAAGATATGAAGTCTATCAGCGACTTTATAGCGATCATGGAAGATGGCGCTGCCTCTTACGGTAAAGTGGCAGACAAAGCGCAGGCAGCATATGATGCATTGGAAAAAGCACAGGCCGCACATGCGAAAATAGATATGGACAACGCCACCAAAGCGCATAAAGAAGTTTCCTACAACAGCTTTTATGACGGCTTCCATACTTTCCTGCTGGATGCACGTAAAATTATGCGCGACGCCAAAGAGAAAGGCAGTATGCCGGATTATATTGTCGAACAACTCAGCCGGAGTTACGATAACCAGGTATCCCGCTATAATACTTTCAATCGTTAAAAT
Coding sequences within:
- a CDS encoding YiiG family protein, producing MKRLLLSAAVCMSLLTATVSCNDSSKKGNASGTAAEYEDQSSSSANNIIEYTNLIVDLSNKNNDYVNTLMKYVDKAEKGLKNPSDPFAFSGMLTPHSFPTFNRNSKVKVDEPVKDLSKADQQFFKEKVTSYIQTYKQMDSSYKQLKDYLSAQDYKDDKGAKGNALISDIRSHAEALQTEKVVLMKKVSEVADASEIIILKDSPLKTYILAMKEDMKSISDFIAIMEDGAASYGKVADKAQAAYDALEKAQAAHAKIDMDNATKAHKEVSYNSFYDGFHTFLLDARKIMRDAKEKGSMPDYIVEQLSRSYDNQVSRYNTFNR